A genomic stretch from Flavobacterium humidisoli includes:
- a CDS encoding DUF6090 family protein, producing MQEEITKHSNKIYKAVKKTEHTVGEKVKEIIIEIFIIVFAVTLSIWLHGWSEHRHQQEEVSVFLANLKNDLKNDMESIDREIHAYQKTNAEYEKILALTTSQLDSIYRSKSKVNFPIHSHGQTLTIGNYEGFKSSGKLGYIEDEKLKQKILNYYQIFVPAANEVDKMYTEFLFKCFDKEIENADKPEKELYSDPKYKKTLGYLVKLGKNNIRVYEENTKPLAVELIKEIDKELGK from the coding sequence ATGCAAGAAGAAATAACCAAACATTCAAACAAAATTTACAAAGCTGTGAAAAAAACAGAACACACAGTAGGTGAGAAGGTAAAAGAGATTATTATAGAAATATTTATAATCGTTTTTGCTGTGACGCTTTCGATATGGCTACACGGTTGGAGCGAGCATAGACACCAACAAGAAGAAGTATCTGTGTTTCTTGCTAATTTAAAGAACGATTTAAAGAATGATATGGAAAGTATCGATAGAGAAATACACGCATACCAAAAGACAAACGCAGAATACGAAAAAATTTTGGCATTAACGACTTCTCAACTGGACAGTATTTATAGATCTAAAAGTAAAGTTAATTTCCCAATTCATTCACATGGGCAAACATTGACTATAGGTAATTATGAAGGTTTTAAATCAAGTGGTAAACTTGGCTACATTGAAGACGAAAAATTGAAACAGAAAATCTTAAACTATTACCAAATATTTGTTCCAGCCGCTAATGAGGTTGATAAAATGTATACGGAATTTTTGTTTAAGTGTTTTGATAAAGAAATAGAAAATGCCGATAAGCCAGAAAAAGAATTATATTCAGATCCAAAATATAAAAAGACACTCGGATATCTTGTTAAACTAGGTAAGAATAACATAAGGGTTTATGAAGAAAATACAAAACCGCTCGCAGTTGAACTTATTAAAGAAATTGACAAAGAGTTGGGCAAATAA
- a CDS encoding acyltransferase family protein → MSTSQSTTVVLETKQHFEILDGLRGIAAFAVVIFHFMEWIFTDPSQNFIGHGFLAVDFFFCLSGFVIGYAYDDRIAKMGLRNFFISRIIRLHPLVIAGSLLGLLAFLFDPFGGHLELYSTGKIILTFICSIFLIPFPVIADRGFNLFSFNAPAWSLFWEYIANIAYAFVLWRIRRSVLLLLTILSAAAICYVGYNSGNLLGGWSGPTFWDGCARISYSFLAGLLIYRSNWIIKNKLGFGGLTILLLLAFIMPFSEYNWISEPLVVMLYFPLLISLGAGAVLKPRLKKACIFSGKISYPLYMTHYAVLWMFGNYFTNYKPDTTQLTLIVITSVILLVGFAYLVMVMYDIPVRNYLNNKRKKNIAANS, encoded by the coding sequence ATGAGTACAAGCCAGTCAACTACAGTAGTTCTTGAAACTAAACAACATTTTGAAATTTTAGACGGATTAAGAGGTATTGCAGCTTTTGCGGTTGTAATATTTCATTTTATGGAATGGATTTTTACTGATCCAAGTCAGAATTTTATAGGGCACGGATTTTTGGCTGTTGATTTTTTCTTTTGCCTTTCGGGATTTGTAATAGGATATGCTTACGATGATCGTATCGCAAAAATGGGACTTCGTAACTTTTTTATCTCAAGAATAATAAGATTGCATCCTTTAGTTATAGCTGGATCATTATTAGGACTATTAGCATTTTTATTCGATCCGTTTGGAGGTCATTTGGAATTATATAGTACTGGAAAAATTATTTTGACATTTATCTGTTCAATATTTCTTATTCCGTTCCCTGTTATTGCTGATCGCGGATTTAATTTGTTCAGTTTTAATGCCCCTGCTTGGTCACTTTTTTGGGAATATATCGCTAATATCGCTTATGCATTTGTTCTTTGGAGAATTAGAAGAAGTGTTTTGCTTTTATTAACGATATTATCTGCAGCGGCTATTTGTTATGTTGGATATAATTCGGGTAATTTGTTAGGGGGCTGGAGCGGACCAACTTTTTGGGATGGATGTGCAAGAATTTCGTATTCTTTTTTAGCTGGATTACTTATTTACAGATCGAATTGGATTATAAAAAATAAACTTGGTTTTGGCGGATTAACCATATTATTGCTGTTAGCTTTCATTATGCCATTTTCAGAATATAATTGGATTTCTGAACCATTGGTTGTAATGCTTTATTTTCCGTTATTAATTTCTTTGGGAGCAGGGGCTGTATTAAAACCAAGATTAAAAAAAGCCTGCATCTTTTCTGGGAAAATATCTTATCCGTTATATATGACGCATTATGCAGTTTTATGGATGTTTGGGAATTATTTTACCAACTACAAGCCAGATACAACGCAACTGACTTTAATTGTAATAACTTCAGTGATTTTGTTGGTTGGGTTTGCTTATTTAGTAATGGTGATGTATGATATCCCAGTTAGGAATTATTTAAATAATAAAAGAAAGAAAAACATAGCTGCAAATTCTTAA
- a CDS encoding adenylate kinase family protein, translating into MEILIITGPPYSGKGTQCEILKDELKFEHISTGDRCRLEKQNETEIGKIMSQYEEKGDLVPDSIMKDLFSKILDENRNVNGIILDGYPRTEPQVNDLLELVKSKNLEIGKVINIDVPKEELLKRAQKRAETSNRKDDKDTEIHLKRIEVFENSTRPAIEYMKSKIKVLTFDGMGTIEEITKRIKDNL; encoded by the coding sequence ATGGAAATACTAATAATTACTGGCCCTCCTTATTCTGGAAAAGGTACGCAATGCGAAATTTTAAAAGACGAACTTAAATTTGAACATATTTCAACTGGAGACAGATGCCGTTTGGAGAAACAAAATGAAACGGAAATTGGAAAAATAATGTCTCAATATGAAGAAAAAGGAGATTTGGTTCCCGATTCTATAATGAAAGATCTTTTCAGTAAAATATTGGATGAAAACAGAAATGTAAACGGAATTATCTTAGACGGTTACCCGAGAACCGAACCACAAGTAAATGACTTATTAGAACTTGTTAAATCTAAAAATCTGGAAATTGGAAAAGTAATTAATATTGATGTTCCAAAAGAAGAACTTTTAAAAAGAGCACAAAAAAGAGCTGAAACTTCCAATCGAAAAGACGACAAAGACACCGAGATTCACCTTAAAAGAATTGAAGTTTTTGAAAACTCAACCAGACCAGCAATCGAATATATGAAGTCGAAAATTAAAGTTTTGACTTTTGATGGAATGGGCACAATTGAGGAAATAACTAAACGCATTAAAGATAATCTATAA
- a CDS encoding GmrSD restriction endonuclease domain-containing protein: MFPEISKDKVLLGEINSFITSQVGDFDQLFKKVQALSNEEQLTDDLKNSLGNLTLLDAGTNRGYGNALFVTKRRIIIEKDKGGVFIPICTKNVFLKYFDGNTKGRWTAEDIIAYKIEIENTLQKFLPTKKLTK; encoded by the coding sequence ATGTTTCCGGAGATTAGCAAAGATAAAGTTTTATTAGGCGAGATAAATAGTTTCATTACTAGTCAAGTAGGAGATTTTGATCAACTGTTTAAAAAAGTACAAGCACTTTCTAATGAGGAACAATTGACTGATGACCTTAAAAACAGTTTAGGAAATCTAACTCTTTTAGATGCTGGAACAAATAGAGGCTATGGTAATGCTTTATTTGTTACAAAAAGAAGGATAATTATAGAAAAAGATAAAGGAGGTGTATTTATACCAATCTGTACCAAAAATGTTTTTCTAAAATATTTTGACGGAAATACTAAAGGTAGATGGACCGCAGAAGATATTATAGCTTATAAAATAGAAATAGAAAATACTTTGCAAAAATTTCTTCCAACAAAAAAATTAACAAAATGA
- the lpxA gene encoding acyl-ACP--UDP-N-acetylglucosamine O-acyltransferase yields the protein MQKLKEAFIDKNAILGNNIFIGNGVTIEKDVVIGDDTQIGNNVTILNGSRIGENCQIHSNAVLGGVPQDLKYKGEYTLLEIGNNNIIREFVTINRGTISKGRTCIGNSNLIMSNAHIGHDCIIGNNSIIGFSVGMAGEVIVQDWVNISGLTAIHQFSVIGEHAMISGLSRVVKDIPPYVIAAHEPLRFAGLNTVGLKRRGFSSRKIDELRSIYRIIFQEKRNTKFALEIINEEFEQTVERDNILNFIRQSKRGIIKGFEI from the coding sequence ATGCAAAAATTGAAAGAAGCTTTTATTGATAAAAATGCGATTCTAGGTAATAACATTTTTATAGGAAATGGTGTGACTATTGAGAAAGATGTCGTAATTGGTGATGACACGCAAATAGGTAATAATGTAACGATTTTAAACGGATCAAGAATAGGAGAAAATTGTCAAATCCATTCTAATGCTGTTTTGGGCGGTGTACCTCAAGATTTGAAATACAAAGGAGAGTACACTCTTTTGGAAATAGGCAATAACAATATAATCAGGGAGTTTGTAACTATTAACAGGGGGACTATCTCTAAAGGTAGGACGTGTATTGGTAATTCCAATCTGATTATGTCTAATGCGCATATTGGGCACGATTGTATAATAGGTAATAATTCTATTATTGGATTTAGTGTCGGAATGGCTGGTGAAGTAATTGTTCAGGATTGGGTAAATATAAGTGGATTAACTGCTATTCATCAATTTTCGGTTATTGGCGAACATGCTATGATTAGTGGTTTAAGTCGAGTAGTTAAAGATATTCCTCCTTATGTGATTGCTGCACATGAACCTTTAAGATTTGCAGGGTTAAATACCGTTGGTTTAAAAAGAAGAGGATTTAGTTCTCGAAAAATTGACGAGCTTCGATCAATTTATAGAATTATATTTCAAGAAAAGAGAAATACAAAATTTGCTCTGGAAATAATCAATGAAGAATTTGAGCAGACAGTTGAACGGGATAATATTCTAAATTTTATCCGCCAATCTAAAAGAGGAATTATTAAAGGTTTTGAAATTTAA
- a CDS encoding NUDIX domain-containing protein, with translation MSELIGFNIRVYAFCINDNKILALHEKYAGTQICKLPGGGLEFGEGTIECLHREFEEELNLKIEILDHLYTQEDFIESRIKDNKQILNIYYTAKILNLEDLKVQIPGLEKLEWIDIDSKENPFVLQADIIAFEKLKKKHLIE, from the coding sequence ATGAGCGAACTGATAGGCTTCAATATTAGAGTTTATGCTTTTTGTATAAATGATAATAAAATTTTGGCACTGCATGAAAAATATGCAGGAACACAAATATGCAAATTACCAGGAGGAGGGCTCGAATTTGGAGAAGGCACAATTGAATGCCTTCATAGAGAATTTGAAGAAGAATTAAACTTAAAGATTGAAATATTAGATCATCTTTACACACAAGAAGACTTTATTGAATCTCGTATTAAAGACAACAAACAGATTCTCAACATTTATTATACAGCCAAAATCCTCAATCTTGAAGATTTAAAAGTTCAAATTCCAGGATTAGAAAAATTAGAATGGATAGACATTGATTCTAAAGAAAATCCTTTTGTTTTGCAAGCGGACATAATTGCATTTGAGAAATTGAAGAAAAAGCACTTAATCGAATAA
- a CDS encoding YdeI/OmpD-associated family protein — MTKHSTNSKVDFYFEKAEKWKAEIEQMREIVLDCHLSEELKWGSPCYTFEKANIVLIHYFKEYCAFLFFKGALMKDPDNILIQQSDNVQAARQVRFTNVQDILAKKEILKKYIFEAAEIEKSGQKVELKKVSDFEIAEELQHKFDSDADFKKAFYALTPGRQRAYLIHFSQPKQSKTREARIEKHIPRILDGKGLND; from the coding sequence ATGACAAAACATAGTACAAACTCTAAAGTTGATTTTTATTTCGAAAAAGCTGAAAAATGGAAAGCCGAAATCGAACAAATGAGAGAAATTGTTTTAGACTGTCATTTGTCGGAAGAATTGAAATGGGGATCTCCTTGTTATACTTTTGAAAAAGCCAACATTGTATTAATTCATTATTTTAAAGAATATTGTGCTTTTTTGTTTTTCAAAGGTGCTTTAATGAAAGATCCTGATAATATCTTGATCCAACAATCGGATAATGTACAGGCGGCTCGTCAGGTTCGATTTACGAATGTTCAAGATATTTTGGCCAAAAAAGAAATTCTAAAGAAGTATATTTTTGAAGCGGCCGAAATTGAGAAATCGGGACAAAAAGTGGAACTGAAAAAAGTTTCTGATTTTGAAATTGCAGAAGAGCTTCAGCATAAATTTGATTCAGATGCTGATTTTAAAAAAGCTTTTTATGCTTTAACTCCTGGAAGGCAGCGCGCTTATTTAATTCATTTTTCTCAGCCTAAACAATCTAAAACTAGAGAAGCTAGAATAGAAAAACATATTCCGCGAATTCTAGACGGAAAAGGATTGAATGATTAA
- a CDS encoding DUF4280 domain-containing protein, whose product MSEKHFVIQGATCQCKFSVEPKKDKLKVKTQSKHYANDKDGEEKLIATDKEIGQTLEKNTFGKCKMQPNGSGDYLPCQATITKWSDFYEKTTLSNQGKILLEDSKGTCPIGGPDCITIKDHGQTSEVTKKNTEKSKPEVLNEIFPGVNFGDLGNAILMIENKN is encoded by the coding sequence ATGTCTGAGAAACATTTTGTAATTCAAGGGGCAACGTGCCAATGTAAATTTAGTGTTGAGCCAAAAAAAGATAAGTTAAAAGTTAAAACCCAATCTAAACATTATGCTAATGATAAAGATGGAGAAGAAAAACTTATTGCTACTGATAAAGAAATTGGGCAAACTTTGGAGAAAAACACTTTTGGTAAATGTAAAATGCAACCTAATGGAAGTGGTGATTACTTGCCTTGTCAAGCCACAATTACAAAATGGAGTGATTTTTATGAAAAAACAACTTTATCAAATCAAGGTAAAATACTGTTGGAAGACAGTAAGGGAACTTGCCCAATTGGAGGTCCCGATTGTATTACTATAAAAGATCATGGTCAAACTTCGGAAGTTACTAAAAAAAACACGGAGAAAAGTAAGCCTGAAGTGTTGAATGAAATCTTTCCCGGTGTGAATTTTGGAGATCTCGGAAATGCTATTTTAATGATTGAAAACAAAAATTAA
- a CDS encoding DMT family transporter: MKKSYLILHSAVLLAGFTGVFGKLISLNEITLVWYRVLFASIILFFILKIYNLKMLKSFSEAVKISKAGVLITIHWIFFYASIKYSNISIGVVCYCLTSFFTAFFEPILNKKRFNLTQVLLSMLTLLGISLIFHFDSSYQLGILLGVISSAFAALYTIYNERLVQFYDSKLINFYQMLGGTLVLGLALPFYFYNFPEQVFIPNLKDIFYLLILASCCTVALYVMFAESLKKIPAFTINLTFNLEPIYSIILAFLFFNEGQSVNFSFYIGISLVMISVLFQSLISIRKKNTIKEQIS; encoded by the coding sequence ATGAAAAAATCTTATTTGATACTGCATTCTGCAGTTTTACTTGCTGGTTTTACTGGCGTTTTCGGAAAACTTATTTCTCTTAACGAAATCACTTTAGTTTGGTATAGAGTATTATTTGCTTCTATTATTCTCTTTTTCATTTTAAAAATTTACAATCTTAAAATGCTAAAGTCATTTTCTGAAGCAGTAAAAATTTCTAAAGCTGGAGTCTTGATTACCATTCACTGGATTTTCTTTTATGCCAGCATTAAATATTCCAACATATCAATTGGTGTTGTTTGCTATTGTCTTACCAGTTTTTTTACAGCTTTTTTTGAACCTATTCTCAATAAAAAAAGATTCAATTTAACTCAGGTTTTATTAAGCATGTTGACCTTATTAGGAATAAGCTTGATTTTTCATTTTGATTCTTCTTACCAGCTTGGAATTTTACTCGGGGTAATTTCTTCCGCATTTGCTGCTTTGTACACTATTTACAACGAAAGACTTGTACAATTTTACGACAGCAAGCTCATTAATTTTTATCAGATGCTTGGAGGAACTTTAGTTTTAGGGCTTGCTCTTCCGTTTTATTTTTACAATTTTCCAGAACAGGTTTTTATTCCAAACCTAAAAGACATTTTTTATTTATTAATTTTAGCTTCATGCTGTACCGTTGCGCTTTATGTAATGTTTGCAGAATCCCTTAAAAAAATCCCAGCGTTTACCATAAATCTGACGTTCAACTTAGAACCAATTTATTCGATAATATTAGCCTTTTTATTTTTTAATGAAGGACAATCGGTCAATTTTTCTTTTTACATCGGAATAAGTTTGGTTATGATTTCCGTTCTTTTCCAGTCTTTAATTTCTATTCGAAAGAAAAACACCATCAAAGAGCAAATCTCTTAA
- a CDS encoding DUF262 domain-containing protein produces the protein MNNEICLKSISELLEESFYISSYQRGYRWTEQQIFDLLNDIYSFAKKKNKSEKEFYCLQPIIVKKHFWNRASNDKDETIVGWDVVDGQQRLTTIRILFKYLLNEFLTGRSLKQRYNKDLFTIEYQTRPHSYEFLDNPEKEDHSNIDFYHISEAYKFIAKWFNQKVKSDGLMFDDLCDSITKLLVYNKTNQKEEGVVQVIWYQLADEKVNQIETFIRINLGKISLTNSELIKALFLQERNFGIGDAAKLKQLEIAHEWDQIENFLQDENFWWFLNKSKNEASSHIEFIFDMMCEIAVKNNAEIAKLLGNDKFVTFRYFNLLFGDDIDYLAIKRNWDTIKKYFETFVEWYENPIWYHYIGFLVYCGESVLDIFNLLTASEIENKEDVTIALVKQIKNKHLKGISWKEKTDDNNEKVFELNLGYNSDKHLLRKTFLLFNLEYIVKKANQQNLIYKFPFKTFKANKNIKDENIAWDIEHIDSATENSLTKNEDQNIWLGNALIDVSGD, from the coding sequence ATGAACAATGAAATATGCTTAAAATCAATAAGCGAATTGTTAGAGGAAAGCTTTTATATATCATCTTATCAAAGAGGATATAGATGGACTGAGCAGCAAATTTTTGATTTATTAAATGATATTTATTCATTTGCTAAAAAGAAAAACAAATCTGAAAAAGAGTTTTATTGCCTGCAGCCTATTATAGTAAAGAAGCATTTCTGGAATAGAGCCAGCAATGATAAGGATGAAACAATAGTTGGATGGGATGTTGTAGATGGCCAACAAAGACTAACAACAATTAGAATACTTTTTAAATATCTATTAAATGAGTTTTTAACTGGTCGTAGTTTGAAGCAACGTTATAACAAAGACTTATTTACAATAGAATATCAAACTAGACCTCATTCCTATGAATTTCTAGATAATCCTGAAAAGGAGGATCATTCCAATATAGATTTTTATCACATTAGTGAAGCATACAAATTTATAGCAAAATGGTTTAATCAAAAAGTTAAAAGTGATGGTTTGATGTTTGATGATTTATGTGATTCAATCACAAAATTATTGGTTTACAACAAAACTAACCAGAAAGAAGAAGGTGTGGTTCAAGTAATTTGGTATCAATTGGCAGATGAAAAAGTAAATCAAATAGAAACTTTTATCAGAATTAATTTAGGAAAAATATCATTAACTAACTCAGAACTTATAAAGGCATTATTTCTGCAAGAAAGAAATTTTGGAATTGGTGATGCTGCAAAATTAAAACAATTAGAAATAGCACATGAATGGGATCAAATTGAGAATTTTCTACAAGATGAAAATTTTTGGTGGTTTCTAAATAAATCTAAGAATGAAGCCTCTTCTCATATTGAATTCATCTTTGATATGATGTGTGAAATTGCGGTAAAAAATAATGCTGAAATTGCAAAACTTTTAGGTAATGATAAGTTTGTTACTTTTAGATATTTCAATTTACTTTTTGGTGACGATATAGATTATCTAGCTATAAAGCGCAATTGGGATACGATAAAAAAATATTTTGAAACTTTTGTTGAATGGTATGAAAATCCAATATGGTACCATTACATTGGTTTTTTAGTTTACTGTGGAGAAAGTGTTTTAGACATATTTAATCTTCTTACAGCTTCTGAGATTGAAAATAAAGAAGATGTAACTATTGCTTTAGTTAAGCAAATAAAAAATAAACATCTCAAAGGAATTAGCTGGAAAGAAAAAACAGATGATAATAATGAAAAAGTATTTGAACTAAATCTAGGCTACAATAGTGATAAGCATTTGCTGCGCAAAACTTTTTTACTTTTTAATTTAGAGTATATTGTTAAAAAAGCTAACCAGCAAAATTTAATTTATAAATTCCCTTTCAAGACATTTAAAGCAAATAAAAATATTAAAGATGAAAACATTGCTTGGGACATTGAACATATAGATTCTGCAACAGAAAATAGTTTAACAAAAAATGAAGATCAAAATATCTGGCTCGGCAATGCATTAATAGATGTTTCCGGAGATTAG
- a CDS encoding MerR family transcriptional regulator: MLVNELSKKTGLSIHTIRYYENLGMIKGLTDAKVTSNNYKHYDANTIERLEIIIEAREVGFTLAEIKKILTSWFETTDAKPETLDLFQAKIKEIDDKMRYFKQTKNLLEKVCEKIQKQ; this comes from the coding sequence ATGCTTGTAAACGAATTATCAAAAAAAACCGGATTATCAATCCATACTATTAGATATTACGAAAATTTGGGAATGATAAAGGGATTAACTGACGCAAAGGTGACATCTAATAATTATAAGCATTATGATGCTAATACTATTGAGCGTTTGGAAATTATCATAGAAGCAAGAGAAGTCGGATTTACTCTAGCAGAAATAAAAAAAATATTGACCAGCTGGTTCGAAACGACTGATGCAAAACCCGAAACATTAGATCTTTTTCAAGCCAAAATAAAAGAGATTGATGATAAGATGAGATATTTTAAACAGACTAAGAATCTTCTTGAAAAAGTATGTGAGAAAATACAAAAGCAATAA
- a CDS encoding DUF262 domain-containing protein: MNKYNLINLLSDTIEISEGETLKRVKLDGIKVPIIQRDYAQGRKNEKIIRDRFLSAIFEALDNNRELELDFVYGSIKINNNDEKVFLPLDGQQRLTTLYLLYWFVGNKELKDQELTDLRKKLLGFTYATRTTATAFCEKLAEINFKEDPSKEIRKSYWFHKRFEKDPTVIAMLNMLDAIKIKYDEINKPIFSNLNKLCFYILPLDGFELTDELYIKMNARGKQLTDFENLKADLNNWLISDSNKMKENFQKEINYNSLSIPYYLVLLSKIDNEWTNIFWNHLLKLKDSLKNEEEKEKMKMVVDPFFMNFISRYIVNTYILESTKTNLEIEISIIFRFFYNEAYNQKYNSFDMYEEVFKQDNVIQNLEKTLDTLAQNYQEIAEIIKPIWNKGTNWSLTDERINQQQRILFCGICLYLEKKTFEPTYFANWIRVVWNLAIDPDIRSIGPMINTMKLIKELSIGSENIYTYFATQEFQDIINNRKDFFKTQLEEEKIKASLIIDPNWEEYILKAESHPLFLGNIGFLINDNPEIDLFKKRIENAFLLFDNSGSNKSFSSKHDLFRYLISKFSNWNQIQNFIYSDSENNWRLILRRDTAYKNKQFIKEICSLDSIDKIKEHITAALLIESSATGWNTDSVIKVRKAHTNLYFDTGFCSWMQTTGANKVKLLQEYIYIIRPGAWYDKVMIDCFRNELITLALVEFKLNSEGKQCGNSMFFKEENIKFTKHIGDRLFVIIFGATGYFTIKEKINEDWIEIISENYTKISAIDELTIFMNNYKNKLETNVDKELIRLFE; the protein is encoded by the coding sequence ATGAACAAGTATAATTTAATAAACTTACTTTCAGATACAATTGAGATTAGTGAGGGAGAAACTTTAAAAAGAGTAAAACTTGACGGAATAAAAGTTCCTATTATTCAGCGTGATTATGCACAAGGACGAAAGAATGAAAAGATCATAAGAGATCGTTTTTTATCAGCCATATTTGAAGCATTAGACAATAACAGAGAACTTGAATTAGATTTCGTTTACGGTTCTATAAAAATAAATAATAATGACGAAAAGGTTTTTCTTCCTTTAGATGGTCAACAAAGATTAACAACACTTTACCTTTTATATTGGTTTGTTGGCAATAAGGAATTGAAAGATCAAGAATTAACTGATCTGAGAAAAAAACTATTAGGATTTACTTATGCGACAAGAACAACTGCAACTGCTTTTTGTGAAAAGCTAGCAGAAATTAATTTTAAAGAAGATCCATCAAAAGAAATAAGAAAATCTTATTGGTTCCATAAAAGATTTGAAAAAGACCCAACCGTTATTGCAATGCTTAACATGTTGGATGCTATTAAAATAAAGTATGATGAAATTAATAAGCCAATTTTCAGCAATCTAAATAAACTTTGCTTTTATATACTTCCTCTTGATGGTTTTGAATTAACAGATGAGTTATATATAAAAATGAATGCTCGTGGAAAGCAATTAACCGATTTTGAGAATCTCAAAGCAGATTTAAATAATTGGCTGATTAGTGATTCAAATAAAATGAAAGAGAACTTTCAGAAAGAAATTAATTACAATAGTCTTTCAATTCCTTATTACCTTGTTTTACTTTCTAAAATTGACAACGAATGGACAAATATATTCTGGAATCACCTTTTAAAGCTAAAAGATTCACTTAAGAATGAGGAGGAAAAGGAAAAGATGAAGATGGTTGTTGATCCTTTCTTTATGAATTTTATATCTCGTTATATTGTTAATACATACATTTTAGAAAGCACGAAAACAAATTTAGAAATTGAAATTTCAATAATATTTAGATTCTTTTATAATGAGGCATATAATCAAAAATACAATTCATTTGATATGTATGAGGAGGTTTTTAAGCAAGACAATGTTATTCAAAATTTAGAAAAAACATTAGATACATTAGCTCAGAATTATCAAGAAATAGCGGAAATCATTAAACCTATTTGGAATAAAGGAACAAATTGGTCACTTACAGACGAAAGAATTAATCAACAACAAAGAATATTGTTTTGCGGAATATGTTTGTACCTTGAAAAAAAAACCTTTGAACCAACCTACTTTGCCAATTGGATAAGGGTTGTTTGGAATTTAGCAATTGATCCTGATATCAGAAGTATTGGACCTATGATCAATACAATGAAATTAATTAAAGAGTTGTCAATCGGAAGTGAAAATATTTACACCTATTTTGCTACTCAAGAATTTCAAGATATTATAAATAATAGAAAAGATTTTTTCAAAACGCAACTTGAAGAAGAAAAGATTAAAGCTTCATTAATAATAGACCCAAACTGGGAAGAATATATTCTTAAAGCTGAATCGCATCCCTTATTCCTTGGAAACATTGGTTTTTTAATTAATGATAATCCCGAAATAGATTTATTTAAAAAAAGAATTGAAAACGCATTTCTGTTATTTGACAATTCTGGGTCAAACAAAAGTTTTAGTTCAAAACACGATTTGTTTAGATACTTGATAAGTAAATTTTCGAATTGGAATCAAATTCAAAATTTTATCTATAGTGATTCTGAAAATAATTGGCGATTAATTTTACGTCGTGATACTGCTTATAAAAACAAACAATTCATTAAAGAAATTTGTTCTTTAGACTCAATTGATAAAATAAAAGAACATATTACAGCGGCTTTATTAATTGAATCTTCAGCTACTGGATGGAATACTGATTCTGTTATCAAAGTAAGAAAAGCACATACAAATCTTTACTTTGATACAGGTTTTTGCTCATGGATGCAAACAACTGGTGCAAATAAAGTAAAATTGCTTCAAGAATATATTTATATAATACGGCCAGGTGCTTGGTACGATAAAGTAATGATAGATTGTTTTAGAAATGAATTAATAACTCTTGCTTTGGTAGAATTTAAATTAAACTCTGAGGGTAAACAATGCGGTAATAGTATGTTTTTCAAAGAAGAAAATATAAAATTCACAAAACATATTGGTGATCGTCTATTTGTAATAATTTTTGGAGCAACTGGATATTTTACAATTAAAGAAAAAATTAATGAAGATTGGATAGAAATAATTTCTGAAAACTATACCAAAATCAGTGCGATTGATGAACTGACAATTTTCATGAATAATTATAAAAATAAATTAGAAACTAATGTTGATAAAGAATTGATCAGGTTATTTGAATAG